A portion of the Brevundimonas pondensis genome contains these proteins:
- the rpe gene encoding ribulose-phosphate 3-epimerase, producing the protein MTQTAAASAPLICPSILASDFAKLGEEVRALEAAGADWIHVDVMDGHFVPNLTIGPDVVKALRPHTTLPFDVHLMCAPVDNWLEAYREAGADLLSIHPESGPHVHRTLGRIRQLGAKAGLVFNPATPLSILEEVVDLVDLVLIMSVNPGFGGQKFIPSSLNKIERARAILDRAGSKAHLQVDGGVIADNAGACLSAGADALVAGSFVFKGGPDAYAKNIQALKAAAA; encoded by the coding sequence ATGACCCAGACCGCCGCCGCAAGCGCCCCGCTGATCTGCCCCTCCATCCTCGCCAGCGACTTCGCCAAGCTGGGCGAAGAGGTTCGCGCCCTCGAAGCCGCCGGCGCTGACTGGATCCACGTCGATGTCATGGACGGCCACTTCGTGCCCAACCTGACCATCGGCCCGGACGTGGTGAAGGCCCTGCGTCCCCACACGACCCTGCCCTTCGACGTCCACCTGATGTGCGCCCCGGTCGACAACTGGCTGGAGGCCTATCGCGAGGCGGGCGCCGACCTGCTCAGCATCCACCCGGAAAGCGGCCCGCACGTCCACCGGACGCTCGGCCGCATCCGCCAGCTGGGCGCCAAGGCCGGCCTGGTCTTCAATCCGGCCACGCCGCTGTCGATCCTCGAAGAGGTCGTCGACCTGGTCGATCTGGTGCTGATCATGTCGGTCAACCCCGGCTTCGGCGGTCAGAAATTCATCCCCTCGTCGCTGAACAAGATCGAGCGCGCCCGCGCCATCCTCGACCGCGCCGGGTCCAAGGCCCACCTGCAGGTCGACGGCGGCGTCATCGCCGACAACGCCGGGGCCTGCCTGTCCGCCGGGGCCGACGCCCTGGTCGCCGGCTCCTTCGTCTTCAAGGGCGGGCCGGACGCCTACGCCAAGAACATCCAGGCCCTGAAAGCCGCCGCCGCGTGA
- the purH gene encoding bifunctional phosphoribosylaminoimidazolecarboxamide formyltransferase/IMP cyclohydrolase, protein MPAAPDFPPAPDAIKPVRALISLSDKAGLEDAARTLAGLGVELVSTGGTKAAIAGFGLPVKDVADLTGFPEMMDGRVKTLHPVVHGGLLGVRNAPAHAAAMTEHNIGAIDIVWIDLYPFEKTVEDGGGFEAAIENIDIGGPAMIRSGSKNHGHVAVAVDAESIGLIVAALKADGSTSLNLRKQLAARAFARTAAYDAAVSGWFAGQLNDAAPARKSIAGSLAQTLRYGENPHQTGAFYRTGEKRPGVAYATQIQGKELGYNNIADADAAYELVAEFEAPACVIVKHANPCGVAVGKDLSEAYARALECDAVSAFGGVIAVNRPLNGEDARAITGIFTEVVIAPGANEEAKAVFAAKKNLRLLITDGLPDPHGAGEVFRSVAGGFLVQSRDRSLIKPEDLKIVTRRQPTPTEIQDMLFAFTVAKHVKSNAIVYAKDGQTAGIGAGQMNRRDSARIAAIRAKEAGEAKGLAHSLAEGSACASEAFFPFADGLLEAVAAGATAVIQPGGSIRDDEVIAAADERGIAMAFTGVRVFRH, encoded by the coding sequence ATGCCCGCCGCTCCCGACTTTCCGCCCGCCCCGGACGCGATCAAACCTGTCCGCGCCCTGATTTCATTGTCGGACAAGGCGGGGCTGGAAGACGCCGCGCGCACGCTCGCCGGTCTCGGCGTCGAGCTGGTCTCGACCGGCGGCACCAAGGCGGCGATCGCGGGCTTCGGCCTTCCGGTCAAGGACGTGGCCGATCTGACCGGCTTCCCGGAAATGATGGACGGCCGGGTCAAGACCCTGCACCCCGTGGTGCACGGCGGCCTGCTGGGCGTGCGCAACGCCCCGGCCCATGCCGCCGCCATGACCGAGCACAACATCGGCGCCATCGATATCGTCTGGATCGACCTCTATCCGTTCGAGAAGACGGTCGAGGACGGCGGCGGTTTTGAAGCGGCCATCGAGAACATCGACATCGGCGGCCCGGCCATGATCCGCTCGGGCTCGAAGAACCACGGCCACGTCGCCGTCGCTGTGGACGCCGAAAGCATCGGCCTGATCGTCGCGGCCCTGAAGGCCGATGGTTCGACCTCGCTCAACCTGCGCAAGCAACTGGCCGCCCGCGCCTTCGCCCGCACCGCCGCCTATGACGCCGCCGTCTCGGGCTGGTTCGCCGGTCAGCTGAACGACGCCGCACCGGCCCGCAAGTCGATCGCCGGTTCGCTGGCGCAAACGCTGCGCTATGGCGAGAACCCGCACCAGACCGGCGCCTTCTATCGCACCGGCGAGAAGCGTCCGGGCGTGGCCTACGCCACCCAGATCCAAGGCAAGGAGCTGGGCTACAACAACATCGCCGACGCCGACGCCGCCTATGAGCTGGTGGCCGAGTTCGAGGCCCCGGCCTGCGTCATCGTCAAGCACGCCAACCCCTGCGGCGTGGCCGTCGGCAAGGATCTGTCGGAAGCCTACGCCCGCGCGCTGGAATGCGACGCCGTGTCGGCCTTTGGCGGCGTCATCGCCGTCAACCGCCCGCTGAACGGTGAAGACGCGCGCGCCATCACCGGCATCTTCACCGAGGTCGTCATCGCCCCCGGCGCCAACGAAGAGGCCAAGGCCGTCTTCGCCGCCAAGAAGAACCTGCGCCTGCTGATCACCGACGGCCTGCCCGACCCGCACGGCGCTGGCGAGGTGTTCCGTTCGGTGGCGGGCGGCTTCCTGGTCCAGTCGCGCGACCGCAGCCTGATCAAGCCCGAAGACCTGAAGATCGTCACGCGTCGCCAGCCGACGCCGACCGAGATCCAGGACATGCTGTTCGCCTTCACCGTGGCCAAGCACGTCAAGTCCAACGCCATCGTCTACGCCAAGGACGGCCAGACGGCGGGCATCGGCGCCGGTCAGATGAACCGTCGCGACAGCGCCCGCATCGCCGCCATCCGCGCCAAGGAAGCCGGCGAGGCCAAGGGTCTGGCCCACTCGCTGGCCGAGGGTTCGGCCTGTGCGTCCGAAGCCTTCTTCCCCTTCGCCGACGGCCTGCTGGAAGCCGTCGCCGCCGGGGCCACGGCTGTGATCCAGCCGGGCGGCTCGATCCGCGATGACGAAGTCATCGCCGCCGCTGACGAACGCGGCATCGCCATGGCCTTCACAGGTGTTCGGGTCTTCAGGCACTAG
- a CDS encoding heparinase II/III family protein produces MSPLGPFAPRETEGGLTEGHIPGLKGAPVRTPVRAAGGPKADPALWAAVAGQLAARQLWIELYGLPGYTVTLKGVRAEGFAVSPRDFRPLREEAPRPLLSGRFTLAGLSLDAEGPADLWNRPTPSRAFAVELHAFAWMPEMMAHGDRGLREALALTLAWDDIFNRWSPFSWDPDILARRTYHLACAGRRLAGVATELERLRLTDILARQARQLLRPPGGLMGRAERLTAAAVAGCALAGKAGAGVRRTALKRLMAALETTVAADGHHAARAPEMGLELLLDLLTLDDALAQLSEPTPEPVAAAISRLTTSLRVLALPDGRLAAFQGGGPSTPERVAAARAHDDTPAPPASGAVGGLVRISSPLLTVMVDVEAPARGAWSAAACGQPAALEVVCGRDRLFTSAGWTPRALDRQALRLTPGASTLTLGEQPLGEPLSGWKADLLGPRLIGPALHVSRDHREGDGAVWLEVEHDGWMPGYGLMHQRRLYLDQRLDELRAEERLHPPEGRPDVTRAIAAPYALRFQLEPGVQASLARDRRSILLRGHSGRGWWFRSDGPDVAIEPAVHVDEGLTRRSLQIVVRGSARTDADTKIRWKLSPAGAAGDPH; encoded by the coding sequence GTGAGCCCCCTCGGCCCCTTCGCCCCGCGCGAAACGGAAGGCGGCCTGACCGAGGGCCATATCCCCGGCCTCAAGGGCGCGCCGGTCCGCACCCCGGTGCGCGCCGCCGGCGGGCCCAAGGCGGACCCGGCGCTGTGGGCCGCCGTCGCCGGACAGCTGGCCGCGCGCCAGCTGTGGATCGAGCTCTACGGTCTGCCCGGCTATACCGTGACGCTGAAGGGCGTCCGCGCCGAGGGTTTCGCCGTCAGCCCGCGCGACTTCCGCCCCCTGCGCGAAGAGGCCCCGCGTCCACTGCTGTCGGGCCGCTTCACCCTGGCCGGGCTCAGCCTCGACGCCGAGGGTCCCGCCGACCTGTGGAACCGCCCCACCCCCAGCCGCGCCTTCGCCGTCGAACTGCACGCCTTCGCCTGGATGCCCGAGATGATGGCCCATGGCGATCGCGGCCTGCGTGAGGCCCTGGCCCTGACCCTGGCCTGGGACGACATCTTCAACCGCTGGTCGCCCTTCTCGTGGGACCCCGACATCCTGGCGCGCCGCACCTATCATCTGGCCTGCGCCGGGCGGCGTCTGGCGGGCGTCGCGACCGAGCTCGAGCGTCTGCGCCTGACCGACATTCTGGCGAGGCAAGCCCGCCAACTGCTGCGCCCGCCCGGCGGCCTGATGGGCCGGGCCGAGCGTCTGACCGCCGCCGCCGTGGCCGGCTGCGCCCTGGCCGGCAAGGCCGGGGCCGGCGTCCGCCGCACGGCCCTGAAACGCCTGATGGCTGCACTGGAAACCACCGTCGCCGCCGATGGCCATCACGCCGCCCGCGCCCCGGAAATGGGTCTGGAGCTGCTGCTCGATCTGCTGACGCTGGACGACGCCCTGGCCCAGCTGTCCGAGCCGACGCCCGAGCCAGTGGCCGCCGCCATCTCGCGCCTGACCACCAGTCTTCGCGTCCTCGCCCTGCCCGACGGCCGTCTGGCAGCCTTCCAGGGCGGCGGCCCCTCGACGCCCGAGCGCGTCGCCGCCGCTCGCGCCCATGACGACACGCCCGCCCCGCCCGCCAGCGGCGCCGTCGGCGGACTGGTGCGCATCTCCAGCCCCCTGCTGACCGTCATGGTCGATGTCGAGGCCCCGGCGCGCGGCGCCTGGTCGGCCGCCGCCTGCGGTCAACCGGCCGCGCTGGAAGTCGTCTGCGGCCGCGACCGCCTGTTCACCTCGGCCGGATGGACCCCGCGCGCCCTGGACCGTCAGGCCCTGCGCCTGACGCCGGGCGCCTCGACGCTGACGCTGGGCGAACAGCCGCTGGGCGAGCCCCTGTCCGGCTGGAAGGCCGACCTTCTGGGTCCGCGCCTGATCGGCCCGGCCCTGCATGTCAGCCGCGACCACCGCGAAGGCGACGGCGCCGTCTGGCTCGAGGTCGAGCACGACGGCTGGATGCCGGGCTATGGCCTGATGCATCAGCGCCGCCTCTATCTGGATCAGCGCCTCGACGAACTGCGCGCCGAGGAGCGCCTGCATCCGCCCGAAGGCCGCCCCGACGTGACCCGCGCCATCGCCGCCCCCTACGCCCTACGCTTCCAGCTAGAACCCGGCGTCCAGGCCTCGCTGGCCCGCGACCGCCGCTCCATCCTGCTGCGCGGCCATTCGGGGCGCGGCTGGTGGTTCCGCAGCGACGGCCCCGACGTGGCCATCGAGCCCGCCGTCCACGTCGATGAAGGCCTGACCCGACGCTCCCTGCAGATCGTCGTCCGCGGCTCCGCCCGCACCGACGCCGACACCAAGATCCGCTGGAAGCTGAGCCCCGCCGGCGCAGCGGGCGATCCGCACTAG
- a CDS encoding carotenoid oxygenase family protein gives MTPTRRTLFMGAAALAAARVLTPDRVWAAQAMAATADWSLATADVEGDVAPRALRLVHGRAPGGLSGSLYRNGPAKFRRPGGSSQHWFDGDGLIRRWRVQDGQATLAARFADTPKRRQEAEVGAMLMPGFGTVADPRARIGSADDASPANTSVHKVGGKLWALWEAGSPLAMDPETLETEDFVALRPDLKNMPFLAHPRIEPDGRIWNLGLSGRQAMVWRLAANGALEAAELIPLPRASYIHDFSATARHLVIVLQPWVHARNAMPVSAAFEWTPQAGTQVLVVDKADLSQRRIYELPSFGFFHVGDAWEGADGVIRFDLCVHKDMDFAARGAHEVLNGVPLGHDPAELAMVVLEPGGRGRLERTGVVGEFPRSDPRRAGLARRFSLHTTGERADRPLASAVGVTDWTSGRTRSFDFGPGHVTDEMVYVPKPGGTHEADAWLVGPTINLKAGVSELHVLDLLHVEDGPIATWRADVALPAAFHGNWV, from the coding sequence ATGACCCCGACCCGCCGCACCCTGTTCATGGGCGCCGCCGCGCTCGCTGCCGCCCGCGTTCTGACCCCGGACCGCGTCTGGGCCGCGCAAGCCATGGCGGCGACCGCCGACTGGTCGCTGGCCACCGCCGACGTCGAGGGCGACGTGGCGCCGCGCGCCCTGCGCCTGGTTCATGGCCGGGCGCCCGGGGGGCTGTCGGGCAGCCTTTATCGCAACGGTCCGGCCAAGTTCCGTCGGCCCGGCGGCTCGTCCCAGCACTGGTTCGACGGCGACGGTCTGATCCGCCGCTGGCGGGTGCAGGATGGTCAGGCGACGCTGGCCGCCCGCTTCGCCGACACCCCCAAGCGGCGACAGGAGGCCGAGGTCGGCGCCATGCTGATGCCGGGCTTCGGCACGGTCGCCGACCCGCGCGCTCGCATCGGCTCGGCTGACGACGCCAGCCCGGCCAACACCTCGGTCCACAAGGTCGGCGGCAAGCTGTGGGCGCTATGGGAGGCGGGCTCGCCACTGGCCATGGACCCGGAGACGCTTGAGACCGAGGATTTCGTCGCGCTTCGCCCCGACTTGAAGAACATGCCCTTCCTGGCCCATCCGCGTATCGAGCCGGACGGCCGGATCTGGAACCTGGGTCTGAGCGGACGTCAGGCCATGGTCTGGCGACTGGCGGCCAACGGCGCGCTTGAGGCGGCCGAGCTCATCCCCTTGCCGCGCGCCAGCTATATCCATGACTTCAGCGCCACGGCCCGGCATCTGGTCATCGTCCTGCAGCCCTGGGTCCATGCGCGGAACGCCATGCCGGTGTCGGCGGCCTTCGAGTGGACGCCGCAAGCCGGGACCCAGGTGCTGGTGGTCGATAAGGCGGATCTGTCCCAGCGCCGCATCTACGAGCTGCCGTCCTTCGGCTTCTTCCACGTCGGCGACGCCTGGGAGGGGGCGGACGGGGTGATCCGTTTCGACCTGTGCGTCCACAAGGACATGGATTTCGCCGCGCGCGGCGCCCATGAGGTGCTGAACGGCGTGCCCCTGGGCCATGACCCGGCCGAGCTGGCCATGGTGGTGCTGGAGCCTGGCGGGCGCGGACGGCTGGAACGCACCGGGGTGGTAGGCGAATTCCCGCGCAGCGATCCGCGCCGCGCCGGCCTGGCCCGCCGCTTCAGCCTGCACACGACGGGCGAACGCGCCGACCGGCCCCTGGCCTCGGCGGTGGGGGTGACGGACTGGACGTCAGGCCGCACGCGCTCCTTCGACTTCGGCCCCGGCCATGTGACCGACGAGATGGTCTATGTGCCCAAGCCGGGCGGCACGCACGAGGCCGACGCCTGGCTGGTCGGCCCGACGATCAACCTGAAGGCCGGGGTCAGCGAACTGCATGTCCTGGACCTGCTGCACGTCGAGGACGGCCCTATCGCCACCTGGCGCGCCGACGTAGCCCTGCCGGCGGCGTTTCACGGGAACTGGGTGTGA
- a CDS encoding enhanced serine sensitivity protein SseB C-terminal domain-containing protein, translated as MNKWLRKLFGKTTIDSAKSPVVAPDRTLDAEIHKTPVASTPPFVALNELEALLIAASTNPAKRRQFQDAMLASDLLAATPEAHDDSGWRTLQASELVSLLNVPAPDGAPVAAVFTSEQRIVDAFGAGTGFIQMNGATLLELVAERGAFLNPGSAYGVHWTADQLSAVLGKPARITIQKDTQVMLGAPKERPEELLDALTRSLSAENRIREAWLALAHWPEEDRWSWYLDVRTAMPGDDVSALLAQAFKLSSQTGLTLDMRVTDENEAEGSGIRLIPTSTH; from the coding sequence GTGAACAAGTGGCTCAGAAAGCTGTTCGGCAAGACCACGATTGATAGTGCCAAGAGCCCTGTCGTGGCGCCGGATCGGACGCTGGACGCGGAAATCCACAAAACGCCCGTCGCCAGCACGCCGCCCTTCGTCGCCCTGAACGAGCTTGAAGCTCTCTTGATCGCCGCCAGCACGAACCCCGCGAAACGCCGCCAATTCCAGGACGCCATGCTGGCGTCGGACCTTCTGGCGGCGACACCCGAAGCACATGACGACAGCGGATGGCGAACTCTGCAAGCGTCAGAGCTCGTATCTCTGCTGAACGTCCCCGCTCCTGACGGCGCGCCAGTGGCTGCCGTCTTCACCTCCGAACAGAGGATTGTCGACGCCTTTGGCGCCGGGACGGGCTTCATCCAGATGAACGGCGCCACCCTTCTCGAACTGGTCGCCGAACGCGGCGCCTTCCTGAACCCTGGCTCCGCCTATGGCGTCCACTGGACCGCTGACCAGCTCAGCGCCGTCCTAGGCAAGCCTGCCAGGATCACCATCCAGAAGGACACGCAAGTCATGCTCGGGGCGCCCAAGGAGCGGCCTGAAGAGCTTCTGGACGCTCTGACCCGCTCCCTTTCCGCCGAGAACCGCATTCGTGAGGCCTGGCTTGCGCTCGCGCACTGGCCAGAAGAGGACAGGTGGTCTTGGTATCTGGACGTGAGAACCGCAATGCCAGGTGACGACGTCAGCGCCTTGCTCGCTCAGGCGTTCAAGCTCTCGAGCCAAACGGGACTGACGCTCGATATGAGGGTCACGGACGAGAATGAAGCAGAGGGCTCAGGTATCCGATTGATCCCTACCTCCACTCACTAA
- a CDS encoding siderophore-interacting protein, translated as MTETHLRQPRRVRHELKFRRARVETVEQLTPVLKRIVLTGEELEGFFSPGFDDHVKIFPTPRGQPVVLPTAGPDGPVFPEPKPVARDYTPRAFDAANRRLTIDFAVGHGGPATAWAQDVRVGDELGLGGPRGSFLIPTSFSQHLLVGDEAAIPAIARRLEELPAGARVIACIEVNDAAGELTLSSGAEVEIVWVHRKGGPRGRDEALTAAAVAAAKRIDPADAYVWVACESAVARSMRSALLAARPFNPKWMKVAGYWRLGRAGSHEVIED; from the coding sequence ATGACCGAGACGCATCTGCGCCAGCCGCGCCGGGTGCGGCACGAACTGAAGTTCCGCCGCGCCCGCGTCGAGACCGTCGAACAACTGACGCCGGTGCTGAAGCGCATCGTCCTGACCGGCGAGGAACTGGAGGGCTTCTTCAGCCCCGGCTTCGACGACCATGTGAAGATATTTCCGACCCCGCGCGGTCAGCCGGTGGTCCTGCCGACCGCAGGGCCGGACGGACCGGTGTTTCCAGAGCCCAAGCCCGTGGCGCGCGACTACACCCCACGCGCCTTCGACGCTGCCAACCGGCGGCTGACCATCGACTTCGCGGTCGGTCACGGGGGGCCGGCCACGGCCTGGGCCCAGGACGTCCGGGTCGGAGACGAACTGGGACTGGGCGGCCCGCGCGGCTCCTTCCTGATCCCCACCAGTTTTTCGCAGCACCTGCTGGTCGGCGACGAGGCGGCCATTCCCGCCATCGCCCGGCGACTGGAGGAACTGCCCGCCGGGGCGCGGGTGATCGCCTGCATCGAGGTCAATGACGCGGCGGGCGAACTGACCCTGTCCAGCGGCGCCGAGGTTGAGATCGTCTGGGTCCACCGCAAGGGCGGGCCGCGCGGCCGGGACGAGGCCCTGACGGCGGCGGCGGTCGCGGCGGCGAAACGGATCGATCCGGCCGACGCCTATGTCTGGGTGGCCTGCGAATCCGCGGTCGCGCGGTCGATGCGGTCGGCCCTGCTGGCGGCCCGGCCGTTCAATCCGAAATGGATGAAGGTCGCCGGTTATTGGCGCCTGGGTCGCGCCGGCTCGCACGAGGTGATCGAGGACTGA
- a CDS encoding DUF2141 domain-containing protein, translated as MIRSLALVAALAFAAPALAQNADNRLTLTFETGAETGAVLVALYDSEAAYEGGAPARVAQVNVAAGQREAVFDLPAGTYGMKAVHDINGNGKMDVNPFGMPTEPYAFSNNAVGNMGPAKWDRARFEVSAATAQTIRIR; from the coding sequence ATGATCCGCTCTCTCGCTCTCGTCGCCGCTCTGGCCTTCGCCGCTCCCGCCCTGGCGCAGAACGCCGACAACCGCCTGACCCTGACCTTCGAGACGGGCGCCGAGACCGGGGCGGTCCTGGTCGCTCTCTACGACAGCGAGGCCGCCTATGAAGGCGGGGCGCCGGCGCGGGTGGCCCAGGTCAATGTGGCGGCGGGCCAGCGTGAGGCGGTCTTCGACCTGCCCGCCGGGACCTATGGCATGAAGGCCGTTCACGACATCAACGGCAACGGCAAGATGGACGTCAATCCGTTCGGCATGCCGACCGAGCCCTACGCCTTCTCCAACAATGCGGTGGGCAACATGGGGCCGGCGAAGTGGGACCGCGCCCGCTTCGAGGTGTCGGCCGCGACGGCCCAGACCATCCGCATCCGCTAA
- a CDS encoding LytTR family DNA-binding domain-containing protein, translating to MPFARLLQGKARDIARGLIVALVAGAFLAFSGAFGSGGTPLGQRLVYWIAMLVLGGLWGHVCGALVTRFIDADARPWTTAAILTMIITGPLTLGVWAATGLFFYQRLLSIGVLVNFLPAVLLITAVLSVLNIFLGRERPVETHASAPGAAPARFLERLPPKLRGARLIAVEAEDHYLRLHTDRGSDLILMRLSDALAELEGLEGAQTHRSWWVARDAVASVARGDGRAALTLDSGSDSPLTAPVSRRYARALREAGWW from the coding sequence ATGCCTTTTGCACGCTTGCTTCAAGGCAAGGCGCGCGACATCGCGCGCGGCCTGATCGTCGCCCTGGTCGCTGGGGCGTTTCTGGCTTTCAGCGGGGCCTTCGGCTCGGGCGGAACGCCGCTGGGGCAGCGCCTGGTCTACTGGATCGCCATGCTGGTGCTGGGCGGTCTCTGGGGTCATGTCTGCGGCGCCCTGGTCACCCGCTTCATCGACGCTGACGCCCGCCCGTGGACGACAGCAGCGATCCTGACGATGATCATCACCGGCCCCTTGACCCTCGGCGTCTGGGCCGCGACCGGTCTGTTCTTCTATCAGCGCCTGCTGTCGATCGGCGTGCTGGTCAACTTCCTCCCCGCGGTGCTGCTGATCACCGCCGTCCTCAGCGTGCTCAACATCTTTCTCGGCCGCGAACGCCCGGTCGAGACCCACGCAAGCGCCCCCGGCGCGGCGCCGGCCCGTTTCCTGGAGCGCCTGCCGCCCAAACTGCGCGGCGCCCGACTGATCGCCGTCGAGGCCGAAGACCACTATCTGCGTCTGCACACCGACCGGGGCTCGGACCTGATCCTGATGCGCCTGTCCGATGCCTTGGCCGAACTGGAAGGTCTGGAAGGCGCCCAGACCCATCGCAGCTGGTGGGTGGCCCGTGACGCCGTCGCCTCCGTCGCCCGCGGCGACGGCCGCGCCGCCCTGACGCTGGACAGCGGCTCGGACAGCCCCCTGACCGCCCCCGTCAGCCGCCGCTACGCCCGGGCGCTGCGCGAGGCGGGGTGGTGGTGA
- a CDS encoding TetR/AcrR family transcriptional regulator, whose translation MKADDDIAPTLPPVASAPARRGRPKKTKTAGAGETREAILNAAEDLFSKHGFYGVTIREVAREAGVDTALVHYYFGAKKELFDAVFTRRAEVWNSERVAAVDRYAEAAGDAMTLEGLFEAFLRPPFQWSLKGGPGWKHYAALVAQTNANPAFGGETMARYFDPAIRRLLELVKRLLPEAEETDLYWAYHNLSGALTLTLGETGRLDRLSGGLCKSGDLDSACDYMVRFAAAGFRAVCGSKPSA comes from the coding sequence ATGAAAGCCGACGACGACATCGCCCCGACCCTGCCGCCTGTCGCCTCTGCGCCGGCTCGGCGCGGCCGGCCCAAGAAGACCAAGACCGCCGGCGCCGGAGAGACCCGCGAGGCCATCCTCAACGCCGCCGAGGACCTGTTCTCCAAGCACGGCTTCTATGGCGTCACCATCCGCGAGGTGGCGCGTGAAGCCGGTGTCGATACGGCCCTGGTCCACTATTATTTCGGGGCCAAGAAGGAGCTGTTCGACGCCGTCTTCACCCGTCGCGCCGAGGTCTGGAACAGTGAACGCGTCGCCGCCGTCGACCGCTACGCCGAGGCCGCCGGGGACGCCATGACCCTGGAAGGCCTGTTCGAGGCCTTCCTACGTCCGCCGTTCCAGTGGTCGCTGAAAGGCGGGCCGGGATGGAAACACTACGCCGCCCTGGTGGCCCAAACCAACGCCAACCCGGCCTTCGGCGGCGAGACCATGGCCCGCTATTTCGACCCGGCGATCCGGCGACTGCTGGAGCTGGTCAAACGCCTCCTGCCCGAAGCCGAAGAGACGGATCTCTACTGGGCCTATCACAACCTGTCGGGCGCCCTGACCCTGACGCTCGGCGAGACCGGCCGTCTGGACCGCCTGTCCGGCGGCCTGTGCAAGTCCGGCGATCTGGACAGCGCCTGCGACTACATGGTTCGTTTCGCCGCCGCCGGCTTCCGCGCCGTCTGCGGTTCGAAGCCCAGCGCCTGA